Proteins encoded by one window of Zerene cesonia ecotype Mississippi chromosome 8, Zerene_cesonia_1.1, whole genome shotgun sequence:
- the LOC119828561 gene encoding uncharacterized protein LOC119828561, with protein sequence MPPKTRGNKTTKVLKENVQITSKPKLKDKNGVKKAPRKALADKTNSASDDNATFSAKKSSPIIDPDPLKSKDDKPKQRRIRRVPSRFVGNPVLTNLSNSSKDISSTQISTPTKPIKLTPTKKVPIVKLSPLKLTTLNNSIIKSRPKRICRLPSKLEGHSISPNKYIPLQPVHASTPIAKKAVKTVPNNVSHNDTSMKISPVSTAAKKLAQKNKSKAKPGADTNNNGKKQVQIDKCFEKQRQSANNKTKPRKNVTTNSSFRVFDDIKKSLKRDSSKLDPYEFTFDPDEEPPQKKKKKRAAKKPQVKPKTAVKGVYEKNLAKALASLKNTAKVTQTKENHVISKLTNIKQNEAPKTLDNIENAADNVKTTTLTQRNPDIAQFNISKSIPCENNYNSVRVEDIAQDLQHLDEGHNIDYSPVNSPHREIPQIVVNKTSHDIPANNKDPLNLQGDLSFFDDQPVASSSMNMSARHPLASPWRVEFGSLPIKWQANTYVKPNMTPAVESSFINASDTKKKHVYTNIVADCNESLPQVYEQPSMKQTSIISFIREVAERSANKKKKKSTPVKANTLFEDITHASLDITPTKSCSSKENSKSDQSAESEKSEESSKQKNSKKGYMDIDQENIERSLLTSPNKNDKTPKKRHTFFGFDESEEQENISPLKKDKRVRALRPRSRAVLQEINDMKGPSRAAIPLAVRSVLNSDILNKNFEGPKSGTEPPVFPDKDNAQSNEETVINPISTLENEESQSVHLFEDMDLIHHYNKPPRKSYGKAKKVAFRQNSATDSDGAPSEIGDKDSSSDEDRLEDLSFKLPTVKPKRKIKKKLTKKQQLTKKEEKEAETWAAGFNSMCEDIEEFDLVVE encoded by the exons ATGCCGCCAAAAACTAGGggaaacaaaacaacaaaagttttaaaagaaaatgttcaAATAACGAGCAAaccaaaattaaaagataaaaatggtGTTAAAAAGGCTCCAAGAAAAGCACTAGCGGATAAAACCAATTCTGCTTCAGATGATAATGCGACATTCTCAGCTAAGAAATCATCACCAATAATTGACCCTGACCCCTTGAAGAGTAAAGATGATAAACCGAAGCAACGTCGCATAAGAAGAGTTCCCAGTAGATTTGTTGGAAATCCTGTATTAACAAATTTGAGTAACAGTAGTAAGGATATATCAAGTACTCAGATTTCAACTCCAACTAAACCAATCAAGTTAACACCTACGAAAAAAGTTCCAATTGTAAAGCTGTCACCCCTTAAATTAACTACTTTAaacaatagtataataaaatctcgCCCTAAGAGAATATGCCGATTACCATCAAAATTAGAAGGTCATTCAATAAGTCCTAACAAGTATATTCCTCTACAACCTGTGCATGCTAGCACACCTATAGCAAAAAAAGCTGTTAAGACAGTTCCAAATAATGTATCACACAATGACACAAGTATGAAAATATCACCTGTATCAACTGCTGCTAAAAAACTGGCTCAGAAAAATAAGAGCAAAGCAAAACCTGGGGcagatacaaataataatggcAAAAAACAAGTGCAGATTGACAAATGTTTTGAAAAGCAACGGCAGTCTGCCAATAACAAGACAAAACCTAGAAAAAATGTCACCACTAATTCATCATTTAGAGTAtttgatgatataaaaaaatcactcaAAAGAGATTCAAGCAAACTTGATCCATATGAGTTCACATTTGATCCCGATGAAGAACCACCtcagaagaaaaaaaagaagagaGCTGCCAAAAAGCCCCAGGTGAAACCTAAAACAGCTGTAAAGGGTGTTTATGAGAAAAATTTGGCAAAAGCATTGGCATCATTAAAGAACACTGCTAAAGTAACTCAAACTAAGGAAAACCATGTTATTAGCAAGTTGACAAATATCAAGCAAAATGAAGCTCCAAAAACATTGGACAATATTGAAAATGCTGCAGATAATGTTAAAACAACAACATTGACACAAAGAAATCCTGATATCGcccaatttaatataagtaaaagtaTTCCCTGtgagaataattataattcggTAAGAGTTGAAGATATTGCACAGGATCTGCAACATCTTGATGAAGGTCACAACATTGATTATTCACCTGTAAACTCACCTCATCGAGAAATCCCTCaaattgttgttaataaaacCAGTCATGATATTCCAGCTAATAATAAAGACCCATTAAATTTACAAGGAGACTTAAGCTTCTTTGACGATCAGCCTGTAGCAAGCAGTAGTATGAATATGTCTGCAAGGCATCCACTGGCTAGTCCATGGCGTGTTGAGTTTGGTAGCTTGCCTATAAAATGGCAAGCAAACACTTATGTTAAGCCTAACATGACACCAGCTGTTGAAAGCTCATTTATTAATGCAAGTGacacaaagaaaaaacatgtctatactaatattgtagcCGATTGTAATGAATCTCTGCCTCAAGTATATGAACAGCCAAGTATGAAACAGACAAGCATAATTTCCTTTATAAGAGAAGTGGCTGAAAGGAgtgcaaataaaaagaagaaaaagtcTACACCAGTCAAGGCAAATACATTGTTTGAAGACATAACCCATGCATCTTTAGATATAACTCCTACAAAGAGTTGTTCCTCAAAGGAGAATTCTAAAAGTGATCAAAGTGCTGAATCAGAGAAATCAGAAGAAAGCAGTAAGCAGAAAAATAGCAAGAAAGGTTATATGGATATTGATCAAGAGAATATTGAAAGATCATTATTGACATCTCCcaacaaaaatgataaaacacCCAAAAAACGGCACACATTCTTTGGTTTTGATGAAAGTGAggaacaagaaaatatttctccacttaaaaaagataaaagagTTAGAGCTTTAAGACCAAGGTCACGGGCAGTTTTACAAGAGATTAATGACATGAAGGGACCATCTAGGGCTGCCATACCACTCGCTGTTAGATCTGTGCTTAATTCAGACATTCTTAACAAGAACTTCGAAGGTCCCAAATCTGGAACAGAGCCGCCGGTGTTTCCAGATAAAGATAACGCACAATCGAATGAAGAAACAGTAATAAATCCAATTAGCACTTTGGAAAATGAAGAATCTCAATCTGTGCATCTATTTGAAGATATGGATCTGATACATCACTACAATAAG CCTCCACGCAAGAGTTACGGGAAAGCCAAGAAAGTAGCATTCAGACAGAACTCTGCCACTGATAGTGATGGAGCTCCAAGTGAAATTGGTGATAAGGATTCCTCCAGCGATGAAGACCGTTTAGAAGACCTGTCATTCAAATTACCCACTGTAAAACCTAAAAGGAAGATTAAGAAGAAGTTGACCAAGAAACAACAGTTAACAAAAAAGGAG GAGAAAGAAGCGGAAACTTGGGCAGCAGGTTTCAATTCAATGTGCGAGGACATTGAAGAGTTTGATCTGGTTGTGGAATAG